One genomic region from Leptospira inadai serovar Lyme str. 10 encodes:
- a CDS encoding ClpXP protease specificity-enhancing factor SspB, with protein MDHNPEDITVLRDFKKQLFSLYWERFGTFYLHAMPHPDLKIGKRGLLGDEPESGIILVIGPRAARDIRIEQDWAYAELQFGYTWEQVFIPWDAVFRYFDKSQQTVSQMRIFLGKLQSSAGSGPEFAETDSSSPSGELVIESKAKGKKRKNNVIEVDFGSKNKK; from the coding sequence ATGGATCATAACCCCGAAGATATCACCGTACTTCGCGACTTTAAAAAACAACTCTTCTCCCTCTATTGGGAAAGGTTCGGTACTTTCTATCTGCACGCTATGCCCCATCCCGATTTAAAGATCGGAAAGAGAGGCTTACTCGGAGACGAACCCGAATCCGGAATTATCTTAGTCATAGGTCCGCGAGCCGCTAGGGACATTCGCATAGAACAGGATTGGGCCTATGCAGAACTCCAATTCGGGTATACTTGGGAGCAAGTTTTCATTCCTTGGGACGCGGTGTTTCGATACTTCGATAAGTCTCAGCAAACCGTTTCGCAAATGAGAATTTTCTTAGGTAAGCTGCAATCTTCCGCGGGAAGCGGCCCTGAATTCGCCGAAACCGATTCTTCGTCCCCTTCGGGAGAACTTGTTATCGAGTCGAAGGCGAAAGGAAAGAAGCGCAAAAACAATGTCATCGAAGTGGATTTCGGGAGTAAAAACAAAAAATGA